A genomic region of Cannabis sativa cultivar Pink pepper isolate KNU-18-1 chromosome 1, ASM2916894v1, whole genome shotgun sequence contains the following coding sequences:
- the LOC115705580 gene encoding nuclear pore complex protein NUP88, whose translation MRFNFEFEEKKTDHGRSSTPKNELHWVPLNTHPVFTAPATPAHASNFAPPSTNLLAWDGASRLYFWDSIQLFLHRISVRLGDPEPTSVLAASPSKVLRPDVELEFAVHKISINRSGSALFLFGSDALSVMYLYGRGSSKDDAIICRTVSVGSQIYSNGSSVIRVLQVLWHPYSDTHLGILSSDSVFRIFDLSSNIIQPEQEYYLQPLEPGRHRNATSICAVDFSFGGDHLWDRFSVFILFSDGSIYTLCPVVPFGSVYKWESITEIYSDAHTFGLKSAYPVAVSNSSLAISWLEATFPDLANQTSEGVDLSTLRARPFALFDASLSLQGPLKKVCHEGEEDLSIRGVECEGRAVSLLYNIVSKDSILVTAWSGGQLQIDALADEIQPVWNVGSPSRLRVDFHDHIVGMAMICERSQSNDSTVKLDQSLENTVWLGHPPPLLRLAIVDLALPTKAESGSLITMFADPLMPERIYCLHDGGIDSVVLHFLPFTSQISGKNEVGRIPSVHPVLSTCQGETSSPYPLCGFVSLSDSFGYSWIVGVTIARECVVLEMKTWNLLLPIHVDNENKPTELNETELPDIISKELLSGPKVVLMPQTSNLCSVAADSIEGRSTLHQYFKLFHENYVEYAHKVYFELKHHGLHLKRIIDNQHTRLDEAHDKILKVEEKQSTLEDKLVHAMHRHDLLEERLNRLRNLPGAHRKPLSRAERDFKSELDQFRGVELDSLHSSISALTARLRRHTQSLKGNASDQRKLISGRKNIQDNQVSLLKSSLEKLSLVNSENSEKVKLVESVLKGRESGR comes from the exons ATGAGATTCAACTTCgaatttgaagagaagaaaacgGATCATGGAAGGTCATCCACGCCCAAAAATGAACTCCATTGGGTCCCCCTCAACACTCACCCCGTCTTCACTGCTCCTGCCACTCCAGCCCATGCCTCCAACTTCGCTCCACCCTCCACAAATCTCTTGGCTTGGGACGGAGCTTCGAGGCTTTACTTTTGGGACTCCATCCAACTTTTCCTTCATAGGATCTCCGTTCGCCTCGGCGACCCAGAACCCACCTCTGTCCTTGCCGCTTCTCCTTCAAAG GTGTTGCGACCGGATGTGGAACTTGAATTTGCCGTTCATAAAATTTCCATTAATAGGAGTGGTTCGGCACTGTTTCTTTTTGGTTCAGATGCCTTAAGTGTAATGTATCTCTACGGACGTGGTTCTTCCAAAGACGATGCCATAATATGCAG GACTGTTAGTGTTGGTTCACAAATCTATTCTAATGGGAGCAGTGTCATCCGTGTGCTGCAAGTTTTATGGCACCCTTACAGTGATACTCACTTGGGAATTCTTTCTTCTGATTCAGTTTTCAG AATTTTTGATCTCTCTTCAAATATAATTCAACCAGAGCAAGAGTATTATCTTCAACCTTTGGAACCAGGTAGACACAGGAATGCGACATCAATTTGTGCTGTTGATTTTTCATTTGGTGGTGACCACTTGTGGGACAGGTTTAGT GTCTTTATTTTGTTCAGTGATGGTTCAATTTATACCCTTTGCCCAGTTGTTCCTTTTGGAAG TGTTTACAAATGGGAGTCCATTACGGAGATATATAGTGATGCCCACACATTTGGTCTGAAATCAGCTTATCCAGTCGCAGTTAGCAATTCCAGTCTTGCAATTTCTTGGCTGGAGGCAACATTTCCAGATCTAGCAAACCAAACATCAGAAGGGGTGGACCTTTCTACATTAAGAGCTCGTCCATTTGCATTATTTGATGCATCACTTTCTTTGCAG GGCCCTCTTAAAAAAGTTTGTCATGAAGGAGAAGAAGATTTATCCATTCGTGGTGTAGAATGTGAAGGTCGTGCAGTTAGTCTTTTATATAATATAGTCAGCAAAGACTCAATTTTGGTGACTGCTTGGAGTGGTGGTCAATTGCAAATAGATGCCTTGGCCGATGAAATCCAGCCAGTTTGGAATGTTGGTAGTCCATCTCGTCTCCGTGTTGATTTCCATGACCATATTGTTGGTATGGCTATGATTTGCGAGAGAAGCCAAAGCAATGATTCCACTGTTAAGCTTGATCAATCACTTGAAAATACTGTTTGGTTGGGGCATCCTCCTCCTCTACTGAGACTAGCTATCGTGGATCTGGCTCTTCCAACTAAAGCAGAAAGTGGTTCTCTCATCACAATGTTTGCTGATCCGCTTATGCCAGAAAGAATATACTGTCTTCATGATGGAGGGATAGATTCAGTAGTGTTGCATTTTCTCCCATTTACGAGTCAGATTAGTGGCAAAAATGAGGTTGGGAGGATACCATCTGTGCATCCTGTTTTGAGTACGTGCCAGGGAGAAACCTCCTCGCCATACCCACTTTGTGGTTTTGTGTCATTATCGGATTCATTTGGATATTCTTGGATTGTTGGGGTCACAATTGCACGAGAGTGTGTAGTGCTAGAGATGAAAACTTGGAACCTTTTGCTCCCAATTCACGTTGACAATGAGAACAAGCCTACAGAACTAAATGAGACAGAATTGCCAGATATCATTAGCAAAGAACTCCTCAGTGGACCTAAGGTGGTTCTTATGCCTCAAACTTCAAATCTTTGTTCTGTTGCCGCAGATTCTATTGAAGGTCGATCAACACTTCATCAGTACTTCAAGCTTTTCCATGAAAATTATGTGGAGTATGCACATAAG GTGTACTTTGAGCTCAAGCATCACGGGCTTCACTTGAAGAGAATTATTGATAACCAGCACACTCGTTTAGATGAGGCACATGATAAAATTTTGAAGGTTGAGGAGAAGCAGTCAACGCTGGAGGATAAGCTTGTTCATGCAATGCATCGGCATGATCTCTTGGAGGAACGCTTGAATCGCTTGAGGAACTTGCCTGGGGCACATAGGAAACCACTCTCTAGAGCTGAGCGGGATTTCAAGTCTGAACTTG ACCAGTTTCGTGGGGTTGAACTGGATTCGTTGCATTCTTCAATATCTGCTTTAACGGCCAGGTTGAGAAGGCACACACAATCTCTTAAGGGCAATGCATCAGACCAACGCAAGTTGATTTCAGGGAGGAAAAACATTCAAGATAATCAAGTCTCTCTTCTGAAATCTTCACTTGAGAAGCTTTCACTTGTTAATAGCGAGAACTCAGAAAAGGTTAAGCTTGTTGAGTCTGTATTGAAGGGCCGGGAGAGCGGCAGGTGA
- the LOC115705581 gene encoding 3beta,22alpha-dihydroxysteroid 3-dehydrogenase, translated as MESPVFLLLCLSIITAFFFLLFLRSSRHRRLRLPPGNLGLPLIGETLQLISAYKTENPEPFIDERVNKFGSIFTTHVFGEPTVFSAELETNRFILQNEGKLFECSYPSSISNLLGKHSLLLMKGSLHKRMHSLTMSFANSTIIRDHLLDDIDRLIRLNMDSWTDRIFLMEEAKKITFELAVKQLMSFDPGEWTESLRKEYLLLIEGFFTIPFPLFSTTYRRAIKARSKVAEALSLIVRERRKEMMMMMSRSDEDDRKVIKKDMLGALLGGDDGFSDEEIVDFLLALLVAGYETTSTIMTLAVKFLTETPLALAQLKEEHDQIQAKKNKSSKALEWSDYKSMPFTQCVVNETLRLANIISGVFRRAMTDVNIKGYTIPKGWKVFASFRAVHLDQKNYKDARSFNPWRWQNNSGTSTSSLNVFTPFGGGPRLCPGYELARVELSVFLHHLTTTFSWVPAEEDKLVFFPTTRTQKRYPIIVKPRNLIVWSKKMEESSLLPS; from the exons ATGGAATCCCCTGTTTTTCTCCTCCTCTGTTTATCAATCATCACCGCCTTTTTCTTCCTTCTGTTCCTCCGGTCATCCAGGCACCGGCGGCTCCGGTTACCGCCGGGGAACCTTGGTTTACCCTTAATCGGAGAAACCCTTCAACTGATCTCGGCGTATAAGACGGAGAACCCGGAGCCCTTTATCGATGAGAGGGTCAACAAGTTTGGGTCGATATTCACTACCCACGTGTTCGGTGAACCGACGGTTTTCTCGGCGGAACTGGAAACTAACCGGTTCATTTTACAGAACGAAGGGAAGCTTTTCGAGTGTAGCTACCCGAGCTCCATATCGAACTTGCTTGGTAAACACTCTCTGCTTTTGATGAAAGGGAGCCTCCATAAAAGAATGCATTCTCTCACTATGAGCTTTGCTAACTCTACCATCATCAGAGACCATCTTTTGGACGATATTGACCGTTTGATCCGCCTCAATATGGATTCCTGGACCGACCGTATCTTTCTAATGGAGGAAGCCAAGaag ATAACATTTGAGCTAGCGGTGAAGCAACTAATGAGCTTTGATCCAGGAGAGTGGACTGAGAGTCTAAGAAAAGAGTATCTTCTGCTAATTGAAGGCTTTTTTACCATACCTTTTCCACTTTTCTCTACCACCTATCGTCGTGCCATTAAA GCTAGGAGTAAGGTGGCAGAGGCATTGAGCTTGATAGTGAGGGAAAGGAGGAaagagatgatgatgatgatgagtagAAGTGATGAAGATGATAGAAAAGTAATAAAGAAAGACATGTTAGGAGCTCTATTGGGAGGAGACGATGGCTTCTCTGACGAAGAGATTGTTGATTTCTTGCTTGCTTTGCTCGTGGCTGGCTATGAAACTACATCAACTATTATGACTCTTGCTGTTAAATTCCTCACTGAAACACCTCTCGCTTTAGCTCAACTTAAG GAAGAGCATGACCAAATTCAAGCTAAAAAGAATAAGTCTTCAAAGGCTCTGGAGTGGAGTGATTACAAGTCAATGCCATTTACTCAGTGT GTTGTTAATGAGACTCTACGTCTGGCAAACATAATTAGTGGAGTATTTAGGCGAGCCATGACAGATGTCAATATCAAAG GTTATACAATCCCAAAAGGATGGAAAGTTTTTGCATCGTTTCGAGCTGTACATTTGGATCAAAAAAACTACAAGGATGCTCGATCTTTTAATCCATGGAGATGGCAG AACAACTCAGGAACATCAACAAGTTCCTTGAATGTGTTTACCCCATTTGGAGGAGGGCCAAGGCTTTGTCCTGGTTATGAACTTGCTAGAGTAGAACTCTCTGTTTTTCTTCATCATTTAACCACCACTTTCAG TTGGGTTCCAGCAGAAGAAGATAAGTTGGTGTTCTTTCCAACTACTAGGACTCAGAAAAGGTACCCTATCATTGTGAAGCCTA GGAATCTCATTGTTTGGTCCAAAAAAATGGAGGAGAGTTCATTATTGCCCTCATGA